The segment AGGTGGAAGTCCAGACGCTCTTCGTGCAACCCGGCGCCACGCTATCACTGACACTGTGTTTGGTCTGACGGGCTATTGTTTTACGTTCGCTTGCTGTTTTGCTCCAAAAAGTACAGACTTTGACGCCCCAGAAGTAGTCTTCGATCTTGATGTTTTTTCGAGTTCCGCAGCCGGACACTTTCAACCAGCCTGCGGAAACGACTTTTTCAACGGTTCGCTGAACTCTGCCGGGCACAACATTCAGGCCGCAATGTCATTTGGAGAATAGTTTTGCACATGGCTTCGCACCTTCTCTGGCAACTCAGAAGCATTATACCAGACGGGAACACGCCCCTCGCGCGACGCTTCGCCGGAGCCGTCTATCGCGCCTGCGCCTCCACGTTGCGCCGAAAAAAGTACGGCAGGGATCGTGTGGAGATCGAATCCGGCGTCGGGTTTCAGGAGTTGGGCGATACGGGCTACCACACGTTTTTCGGATATTACGACGTAACCCCTTTTGACAACGACGGGCAAACGGTGCTCGCCATGCGCCGTCCATCCACGCCCACGTCTCACGCGGCGGGAACGCCTATCGAGCTCGGAACGTACGATTTGTTGGAACCCGCGCCGGTCTTCAAACCCTTTGCGCGGTCCACAGCCTGGTGCTGGCAGATGGGGTGCCGGTTGCAATGGCTCGGCGGCGGTCGCCACGGCCTCGCTCTTTTCAATGACACCCGGGAGGGCAAGCACGTCGCCGTTCTCGTGCACGCATCCACTGGCCAGGAACAAAGCATCCTCCCCCGACCCGTCTACAGCATCACACGCGACGGCGAACGCTTCGTCTCGTTGAACTTTCCTCGGCTGCAGCGACTCCGCCCCGGCTACGGCTACGACGACCTGCCCGACGCCACCGAGCAGGAAGCAGCCCCCCGGGACGACGGCCTCTGGCTCTGTGATATCGCCACCGGACGCGAGCAGCTCATCCTCTCGCTGGCGGACGCCGCCCGCTACAAACCGCAGCCGTCGATGGACGGGGCGACTCACTACTTCAACCATGTTCTCTGGAACCCATCCGGCGAACGATTCTTCTTCATCCACCTGTGGAAAGACCGGTCCGGCAAACGGCACGGCAGGGGCCTCGTCTGGGATTGCACGCAGCAACGCATTCTCGATCTCGGCATCGAGCGCCACACTTCCCATTATTGCTGGGTCGACGATGATTCGCTTGTCGTGTTTTCCACCCACCAGAAAACCGGGATGCGATACCATTCGTACACGCTCCCCGAGGGAATGACGGGCGTTGTTGGGGAAGGAATCCTTACGGAGGACGGACACCCGACACCGCGCCCCGGAAACGAGAGGCTCATCCTGACGGATACCTACCCCGACCGTCTCCGCGAGCAGACCTTGATGCTGTTTGACATGGATAGCAACGAGCTGCGGCGCCTGGGGTCGTTTTACAGCCCCTTCACGTTTACCGGGGAGCAGCGTTGCGACCTTCATCCTCGCTGGAGCCCGACCGGCGACAGAATATGCATTGATTCTCCCCACGCCGGCGAACGTCGGATGTGCATCCTGACTCCCTAGCGCAACATGGAAGACAAAATCTGAGTCCATATGCGTGTTTGCGGCGAGCAATCCTCCTGCAGCAGGCTCAAAGGTTGACCGAAACAGTTCCGCTTGCGTATGAACAATGCATTCCGACAACACCAAGCTACTGCTCTTGCAGGGGATTGAGTTTTTGCCCCACCCGCATAAGCTTTATCTCCGAAATCCAGTATTCTCGACAACACTACACCAGGGTTCAAGCCGCAAATGAAACCATGCAAGATAGCCGGTCGTACTGTTGGGCCATCCTTCCCTGCGTACATAATCGCTGAAATCGGTTTGGCGCACGATGGTTCTTTGGGCATTGCACATTCATATATTGACGCCCTCGCCGCTACCGGGGTGGACGCCATCAAATTCCAAGTCCACATTGCTGAGGCGGAAAGCTCTACGAGCGAGGTCTTTCGCGTGCCTTTTTCGTATGAGGACGCGACTCGATTCGATTACTGGAAACGGACTTCCTTCGACATGGACCATTGGAAAGGCATTGCAGCGCACTGTGCCGAAGCAGGCGTTACGTTCCTCGCAACGCCGTTTTCCCCGGAAGCCGTGGACTTGCTGGAAGAGCTGGAAGCGCCAGCATTCAAAATCGGTTCAGGCGACCTGCTCAACCGCTCCATTCTCGACCGTGTACTCGCCACAGGCAAGCCGGTGCTGCTGAGCACAGGCATGGCGAGTTGGGAAGAAATCGAAAACGCCGTGACGCTGTGTCAAAATGCGGGCTCGCCGGTGGTTCTGTTCCAATGCACTTCCGAGTACCCCGTGGCTCCGGAGAATGTGGGCCTGAACGTCATTTCGGAAATGCGCGAGCGGTTCGGCGCGCCGGCCGGGCTCTCGGACCATTCCGGCGATACTCTCGTGGCTTTGGCTGCGATGGCGCAGGGCGCAGACATTATCGAGGCGCACGCTGTGTTCGATAAGCGCATGTTCGGTCCCGACGCCAAGGCATCTTTGACCATCGATGATTTTTCGGCCATTGTCTCCGCCCGGGACACGCTCTTCGCCATGCGGACTCCGGTGGACAAGGATGCAACCTCAAGGAGGCTTGCACACATGCGCTCTCTTTTTGGGCGCAGCGTCTGCGTAACCGCAGATCTTCCCGCAGGCACGAAGATCAAAGCTGAGCATCTGACCCTGAAGAAACCCTCCGGCGGCATACCTCCGGAGCAATTGCACAAACTCGTGGGCCGCACCCTTGTCAGGGATATCCGCGCAATCGATCTGCTTTCGTGGCAGGATTTGGAAGAAAAGTGAATAAACGGAAGGTCTGCATCATTGTAGCGAGTCGCGCCAACTATGGGCGCA is part of the Oceanidesulfovibrio indonesiensis genome and harbors:
- a CDS encoding N-acetylneuraminate synthase family protein, with translation MKPCKIAGRTVGPSFPAYIIAEIGLAHDGSLGIAHSYIDALAATGVDAIKFQVHIAEAESSTSEVFRVPFSYEDATRFDYWKRTSFDMDHWKGIAAHCAEAGVTFLATPFSPEAVDLLEELEAPAFKIGSGDLLNRSILDRVLATGKPVLLSTGMASWEEIENAVTLCQNAGSPVVLFQCTSEYPVAPENVGLNVISEMRERFGAPAGLSDHSGDTLVALAAMAQGADIIEAHAVFDKRMFGPDAKASLTIDDFSAIVSARDTLFAMRTPVDKDATSRRLAHMRSLFGRSVCVTADLPAGTKIKAEHLTLKKPSGGIPPEQLHKLVGRTLVRDIRAIDLLSWQDLEEK